A segment of the Candidatus Methylacidithermus pantelleriae genome:
TCTTCCTTTACTTGGGCAGACCGGCAGTGCGGCGGGAAACCATGGCCCGGGCCAAAGCCAGCGATTCCTGGGTTCTCCCTCCGAGCATCCGAGCTAGTTCCTCTTCCTGTTCTTCCCCTTTGAGTGGAGAAAGGACCAGTGAGAAGCCTGCCGCAGTTTTGGGGATGGCAAAATGGGCATCGGCCTGGGAGGCTAGCTGAGGTTGGTGAGTGACGCAGAGCACTTGATGGTTCTTAGCCAGCGTTTTCAAGCGCTGGGCCACTTGCCAGGCAGTTTCTCCCCCCACGTGGGCGTCGAGCTCATCAAACACAATGACAGGAACGGGATCAACCACAGAGAGGACGCATTTGAGAGCTAAAAGCACCCGGGCCAGCTCACCGCTGGACGCAATGTCCCGCAAGGGCGAAGGGGGAAGATGCGGACTCGCCAGGAAAAGAAATTCTACCTGGTCCGCGCCTGCCGGGCGCAGGTGGGGTAGCTTCTGGACCTCTACGCGCAAGGAGCTTTTGCCAAAGCCAAGCGGTCCTAGCTCGGCACTGACGGCCTGTGCGAGTGCCGCCGCGGCTTCGAATCGGTGCTTGTGCAAAAGCTCCGCCCGTTCTCCAAGCTCCCGTTCCAAGCTTTCGGTTTGAGAAACAATTTCCTTTGCCCTTCGCTCTTGCTCCTCAAGTAAATCGAGCTCGGCCTTGGCTTCTTCCAACCGGTCAACCAGCTCGCCAAAGCTTACTCCATACCGTCGCTTGAGCTCTTGCATGCGCGAAAAACGAGCCTCTAACGCCGCAAGCGCTCCCGGTTCCCACGGGAGCGAGCTAGCGTAGCGGCTGACCTGCAGTGCCAGCTCCTTAAGGCAAACCGTCGCGTTTTCCAAAAGGGCAATCGCTTCTTGCGCCCGAGACGGATCCCGCCGCGCCCACTGGCCGACAAATCGTTGGGCATTTGCCAGTAGCGAAAGCACGCTCCCTTGCCCTTCTTCGAGGAGCTGCGCAAGTCCTGAAGAAATCTCAAGAAGCTCTTGAACGTAAGTAGCTCGTTGGAGTTCCTGGCTTAGGCGTTCTTCCTCACCCGGTTCTAAGGAAAGTTCCTCAACTTCCGAAAGAAATTTTTGAAGCTCCCTCTTTCGCGCAGTCCGAAGCGGTGCATTCTCCTCTTCCTTCCGAGCTAAAAGTCCAAGCTTTTGCCATAGGGCAAACCTTTCCTCAAAGGCTTCAACCTCTTCCCCAAGGCCGGCGTACCGATCCAAAAGGGCAAGCTGGTTTTCGGGGGACAGCAAAAGCTGGGGGGCATAGGGCCCTTCGATTTCAATCCAGTAAGAGCCTAACTCGCGAAAGAGCTGCAGCGTCGCGCAAGCCCCATTGACAAACTGCCGGCCAGGCCCCTCGGGGCTAACGACTCGTTTGAGCCGTAGGATCCCTTCTTCGCAGGCCGGAATGCCCGACCGTTCCAGAAGGGAGTCAACCTTTTGCGAAAGATCCCCAGGTAGCTGAATCTCCGCCTCCACCACAAGCACGCTAGCCCAGGGCCCAACCCATTGACGGTCGGCTCTTTGACCTGCCAAGAGGGAAAGGGCATCCACCACGATCGATTTGCCCGCCCCGGTTTCCCCCGAAAGCGCATTGAAACCCGGAGCCGGCTCCCAGACAAGCTCGCGGATCACTGCTAAATTCTGAACTGTAAGCAACCGGATCACGGTGGCCAGGGATTGACGGCAGAACGGAGCTTACTCCACCGGTGGTTTTTTGCTGGAAAAGAGGCTCGAGGAAACCCGACCCGCGCGCAAAAAGGATTGAACCAACGGGTCGAGTTGTCCATCCAAAACCTCGCGAACCATTCCGGTTTCATAACCGGTCCGAAGATCTTTCACCAGCTCATAGGGATGCAGCACGTAGGAACGGATTTGACGTCCCCACGCAATTTCCCCCTTTTCCCCATAGAGACGTTCCTTTTCGGCTCGCAGGCGTTCTTGCTCAAGAGCATAGAGGCGTGCTCGGAGAATTCTTAATGCTGTGGTTCGGTTTTGCAACTGCGACCGCTCGTTTTGGCAACGGACCACGATTCCGGTCGGCAAATGGGTAATCCGTACCGCAGAATCGGTCGTGTTGACTCCCTGACCTCCGTGACCGCTGGAACGAAAGACCTCGATCCGGAGATCTTCCTCTCGGATCTCCACTTCGACCTCTTCCTCTACCTCTGCCACCACGTCGACACTCGCAAAGGACGTTTGTCGTTTCCCTTGCGCGTTAAATGGGGAAATGCGAACGAGCCGGTGCACACCTCGCTCTCCTTTGAGATATCCGTACGCGTATGGACCACTGACACGAAGGGTTGCCCGCGAGATGCCCGCTTCCTCCCCGGGCTGGATATCCACCATCTCGACCCGGTAGCCTCGCCGCTCCGCATATTTCGTGTACATGCGCAAAAGCATGGAGGCCCAGTCGCAGG
Coding sequences within it:
- a CDS encoding DNA repair protein RecN — encoded protein: MIRLLTVQNLAVIRELVWEPAPGFNALSGETGAGKSIVVDALSLLAGQRADRQWVGPWASVLVVEAEIQLPGDLSQKVDSLLERSGIPACEEGILRLKRVVSPEGPGRQFVNGACATLQLFRELGSYWIEIEGPYAPQLLLSPENQLALLDRYAGLGEEVEAFEERFALWQKLGLLARKEEENAPLRTARKRELQKFLSEVEELSLEPGEEERLSQELQRATYVQELLEISSGLAQLLEEGQGSVLSLLANAQRFVGQWARRDPSRAQEAIALLENATVCLKELALQVSRYASSLPWEPGALAALEARFSRMQELKRRYGVSFGELVDRLEEAKAELDLLEEQERRAKEIVSQTESLERELGERAELLHKHRFEAAAALAQAVSAELGPLGFGKSSLRVEVQKLPHLRPAGADQVEFLFLASPHLPPSPLRDIASSGELARVLLALKCVLSVVDPVPVIVFDELDAHVGGETAWQVAQRLKTLAKNHQVLCVTHQPQLASQADAHFAIPKTAAGFSLVLSPLKGEEQEEELARMLGGRTQESLALARAMVSRRTAGLPK
- the prfB gene encoding peptide chain release factor 2, translated to MGQTFRNFRSATKSFGGFFEVPSLQKELASLENRMGDPSLWKDPKAAAELAQRASELRRVLEELQSLGQKLDELRSLVALAGEQAGVLDSEIEAERRALEEELDKLELRALLSDPLDPRNAIVSIHAGAGGTDACDWASMLLRMYTKYAERRGYRVEMVDIQPGEEAGISRATLRVSGPYAYGYLKGERGVHRLVRISPFNAQGKRQTSFASVDVVAEVEEEVEVEIREEDLRIEVFRSSGHGGQGVNTTDSAVRITHLPTGIVVRCQNERSQLQNRTTALRILRARLYALEQERLRAEKERLYGEKGEIAWGRQIRSYVLHPYELVKDLRTGYETGMVREVLDGQLDPLVQSFLRAGRVSSSLFSSKKPPVE